GCTACATGACATGAACAAAGTGACGACCAGGACAGGAAACAGCATCACTTGCAGCTAAGCTTATTCACAGCAGAGAGGCATATGAGTTAGCGGAGGCATATATTACATTAAAAAGGCACGGGACATTTGTACCAGGGATACGTCTGTGGCTCTGTGCAGCAATGAACGTCAATTCTTTATTTGTTTGGATAGGCATGCATTTTTCAATCTCATATTAGTGGTGTGATCGCAGTGCACAGATACATTTGCACACGCTGGCATTTGCTCTGCAAAAGGGACCCTTCTGCTTTGAATAAACTTGGTTACAAGAGATGCTTTATTTCTATCCCAGTTTAATGCCGCTTTGTTTTGCGTCCTATTAAAACCATAAAGCCCAAAccacatgagagcgattttgtgcgcgaacagatcgctcgttcttgtcgctcgatcgcttggttctggaaatctagaattcgttgCTCGTCGCCCAGAAGTACTATGAGCGACTAGCGAATAGCGCAAAGCCAGAACTGGATATACATTAGTCAaatactaccgattgtcgcatggaacgagcaaacgacttgattttgatacgtgcaaggataataacgtagtgcaacatctttagaaatatttatgctgctctttacgcTAAAACACAtgaacttaaattaataaagcacgcatCACGCCAGTTTCAGcaagtatttgctgccctcataccggcaacaccggggagtcGTCGCTCatatgcggtacgacttgtaggcgacgagcgaacgtgacagccatctccatcgcgtcacTTGTTGCTGTCACGCACAAGAttgcgtgcatgcggtttatactttaggTAGAAAACATATTGCATGGCTCAAATAGACAAAATTCCATAACCGTGTATTCTCTTATGTGGATGATGCCTTTACCCTAAATGTGGCCCCAATTTTTAATGTACACTTTACTAATAGGTAAAACGGAACTAAATATTTTGTGAAGTGCTTAGTAGCTAAAATCTTAGACTGTGGTTGGGTGGCCTGTAGCAATatgtaaatgagaaacaaaaaaaGCCAATCAGGCTGAAGACAAGGCCTGAAGAATTGTTGCTTTATTCTAGCAGGCATGCATCTTGAACTGGCACAAGAGCACACGAGATATGGTggatgatgatggtaatggacAGTATTTCAGTTTAGAAAAAGCAATGTGCCTAATGCCATATGTGACAAGCTCATTCATCATTGCTCACAGGTGATCTTAGAGCTGGTGCAGCTGGTGTGGGGTTCACcataaggggggggggtgttctagGTGAAGGTGTCATATTGCAGCCCACTGGATGTTATGTGATGGAAAGACTACTGCAGAGCTAACAAAATATGAGTAGGTTATTTCTGCTGGTGCACCTGCATTTGTTTTAGGCAGTGCATTTGCACAGGAAGTTTACTACACAAAGTTGTGCAGGAAGCAGAGAGCATTAATTGGCATGTGAGCAATGTGCATGTGTTCACAGCAGCCCACAATGGCAAGTACACTCAGTGAAGAGGGCTGACATTGCTTAAAAAAATGCGATTGTACAAGCTGTTTCAGTGTTTTTAGGCCTGTAAGCTTCCTGGTACAGCCGACTTCCGTCATCTGGACCCTGGCAGGACAAACAAAATTGACCAAATGATCTGGCTGGTTGAATTCAACAAGAAGCAGTAAAACTAAAACAATACTGGTGAATAATCTGGCAGTATTTGCCCCAATTCTTACACGCTCCCGAATCGAACGTGCAAGCACTTTATATTGGTTCAGAGTAGAACAATGACATTAATATGGCGCGGCTAATAGACCGAAAAATTGACGCAATTTTTTCCTTTATTATTTAGTCATAAATATGTTGTGGTCACCACATGTAGAACACTCTTGCTGTGTAGCAGAATCTCCCCTTTGTTTTCTTGCAATTCATGATTGTGAAGCTGCAAGTCGACAGTATTGCATATTTCcgtttttgtattactttcttcTGATATTTTTTACATCAGCAACTGGTTTAAGGGAGAGCACTCCAGTTTTTTGTGCTATCTGTATGCATTTTTCATACTATTTTAGGTTTTATAAAGCATTTTCTTCTGGTTTATTATGACTTCATAATTATGGTTGTGCTTAACTAAGGTGCTGCTTATTATGTTTGTGTCAGACTGAAAGTCACTGCCAAGATGCCCAATTGGCCCACGAGCGATTGGCAGACCAGAGTGTACCACCAGGAGAGCCACAAGCAAACCTGCTTCCAAAGCCCCACGAGCCAGTGCAGATACCGGTGCCAGCGCAGATACCGGTGCCACAACAGCCATTGCCGCCACAACCAAACCTGCTTGCAAAGCCCCACGAGGCACTGCCAGTGCAGATACCGGTGCcacaacagccaatgccgccaCAACCAAACTTGCTCCCACAGCAACCAGACATGGTTTGTGATGCTGTGCGCGCAGAAGACACCAACCAGGTATGTACAGCAGAACATTTGCACAATCAATAATTTGGTATTTGTAAGCTGCTCATTCTATGACAGTTGTGATTTTGCTTGCCGCTTTACCACCATAGTGTCTTTGTAACTAGTAGAATACCGAGTGCCTTTTTTTTACAATTCTTGCATTTGTGATGTAACCTGTGAAGTTAGGAGCTCAGATACGACCTCAAGGATTAGCAAAAGTTGTCTCGAAAAATGAGCAAATGGTGTTGCCGATAGCTGATAACAGGTAGTCTGTCTTCATAACTGTTTAGTCGCCATCTCTATGATCGCATCAATAGCAACCATTGTTTTGTTTGCAGCAGTTGCAGCGAGCAGTAGTTTTGTTTGGCTCAGTCCAACGCACGCATAATATGAACGCAGTGTAACCGGCCAAGGATGAAGAGTTATTCTACCATGGGGCCTGCACGTTGGCATCCACTCTGCCGGCTACATTGCAATGGATGCGCAATCTGTTTCTAAccagctcactggcaaaaaaataattgggatgtgcaCGCTGTAGTGAAGCACGTCTCAGATGAAGGTGTGGCACTTTTGTACTGTGGCTCACCATGAAGGAAGTCACGAGGTGCATGCTGCTGCGAACACTAATTAATTGCGAGATCATGgtaattgcagcttctgcacttcATTTCTGGATTCATTCAGTAATTAAAATGTGTTagtgtagtaagcatttgtttaatGTTTCCTTGATAATCAGGCAATTAAATATTCTGAAGGCTTTGCATTATTCAATTAAATGTTCTGAAGGCCAGCATCATTGAATGTGACACATGGTTCTATGTAGCATACCTTGAACGAACTGTGTTATTACAACTTTTATTTAGCTAAACTTACTTAAGCAGTAAATGTGTTCGATCACCCACATTAAAGAATggcaggtggtcagaattaacccGCAGTCCCCTAttgcggcgtgcctcgtaatcagatggtggttttggcatataAAGCTCTAgaaattaatttttatttttcgtATTTCATTTTACCAAACAGGTGCTTTGTAGTTTAATTAATGGTGCAGGTTCCAAAAGCCAACCAATAACGAAATGCATGAATGTCACAGGAAAAACATCTTCCATTGTGCAATGGCAATATCTAGTTCTTTTTTACTGAACTGATGTTCATGGGAGGATAGACAATGGAAAAGCCATTCTTCTGGTTGATGTTCCTCTGGGTTGAAATGACCTGTGGCTTTGAGAGCTCTGAACAGAGTTGATATGAAGTACAGTAGCACTATTGTGTTGTCAAGCAAAAGTGTACTTGCATTTTTGTCAGATGTTGATGTGTGCATTTAGGTATATCTATGAAGATGCTTGTCTTTCATGGCATGGTAGGTGCGTTGGCAAGAAAGAGGAAACTGACATGCGCTGGTGTGCATGTGCGGGATTAATTTACTGTGCTACCTATTAACTCACTATTTCTTTGTCTTTTAGGATGCAGATGCCATGGCCACGCTACCTCCACTGTTGGCTCTGGTAAATAGTGAGGTAGGGAGACTTATTTTTCAGAAAAATGCTTTGCCCCTATGACACATTATTACTTGTCGCTGAAGGTGACAGATAGTTTTGCTCACTACCATCATCATATAGGCTTAACATCCAAATTGCACGGATGcacttgacaccatgcttgtagtTTTCTGTGTGCATACATTATACCTAATTGTatttttgtaaattgtaataAAATGGTGACATTCAAAGATAACATTACCTTAAACGGCCTCTCATGAGGCTGCATAGCAAATTTTATTTATACTCTGAGAGTTATGTACCCTTTAAGGAGTGTTCTACTGGCAAGAATTtcaattaaattctgaggttttacgtgcctaaaaccacgatctgattatgaggcacgccgtagtgggggactctggaaatttggaccacctggggttctttaacgtgcacctaaatctaagtacacgggtgttttcgcatttcacccccatcgaaatgcggccgctgtggcggggattcaatcccgcgacctcgtgctcagcagcccaacatcggCAAGAATTTCAAAAATTAGTTCTATAATAGCAGAGAGAGTGGAAGTGTTGGGTCAATTAAGCCATCTTGCACCAAAACAACTTTTAAATGAAGTTGCTAAATTGAGCGGTATGTGGGTGTTCAGTGGCAGCCACACAGAAATAGCTGTATTATTATTTATCCCTGGAATGCAAGCCTAAGCAACCTGTTTCAGTTTTGGCATTTTTGGAGTGTGTTGTGCATTGTAGCTTGGACGCAGGGAATAGAAACTTTGTGCCATATAATGAACTATAAATGTTTCCGTGGTTTGCACACATGCAAAATACACGACATGCATGACTAGGTTGACAAATGAGGCCACTGATATCATGCTCTGCCGTGGGAATGCATTAATTGTCACGAGGTAATTTACAATTTTCGCCTATATACTTTCTTTTTCAATAAAAAAGACTGCAAGCATTACGTTGCTTTAAAGGCTGTTATTAATTATTTCTCAATGTTCTCCACAACATATTCATAggcacagcaaaaaaaaaggaagctcaTAAGCCTATATCAACATAAACATGGTGCCATTTATGTAAAGCGCCTTATATTACTTTTTAGGCAATATTTATTTAATAGGATCATTGTTAAAACataattttattttaataataaatgaataattgagtCTGAACATTACTCTTCCATACAGGTGCACCTTGGCAAAGGTGTCTTTGTCAAAGAAGAGCAATGGTCATGGCTGTTGTCGCGACCAAAAGACTCTTTGTTTTGCAAGGAAGCCACGAAGCTCCTGTGGGGTATCCCTAACTTGAGGAATAGGAGCCTCACAGGAGCACCCTGTCGGCGCTTCCTAAAGCAGGAAAACCTGGCGCCACCACGGAAAGCACTGACGCCTGAAAAGCTGCAGGCTGTTGCGAGTGAGTATATTAAACCTAACGTATTTTGGAATATTAGACTTGATTTCATAGATGAGCAACTGACGGATATTTAAAACTTGCTTCGATTGTGTTTGTTCCTGTTTCTCGACAGATGGTTTTGCAGCCTACGTCAGCAAGAAGGCCTCCGAGACGCCAAAAGCAGACAGATTAAGAAAGATGAATCGGTTTATTGCAGAAATGTTGAATGATCTGAATAAATAGTGTTAAGGGGGAAACAATTTAGACATCGTTTTTTTCCATATGGTGCACAATGCTTTCCACACACATCTACACAGTCTTCTGTGCTCATGAAACACATAATTAAAACACACATTGCTTCATATTCCACATTGGTCATACCTCCCACAAAAAAATGCATTCCTATATCGCTCGAACACCCCCATATCACCTGTACTACCCATATGCCCCTATATCACCCATATGCCCCCATATCACCCATATGCCCCCATATCACCCATATGCCCCCATATCACCCATATGCCCCCATATCACCCATATGCCCCCATATCACCCGTATGATACATAACCCGTATCCAATAACATCGTATGTACGGGTCCTATATATATAGGAATTTTCAGTAGggttttctaggtccagaaatactgagaggcAAAACTgctatgtataaaagcatctctaatataagattcaATGCAAACAaagtggtctgttgtggacataccttctctGAAACTGCACTGTATatgatcgagtattttgttgctttcaaggaAATGGATCGGGCGCCGGTTAATCCttttctcgaagagtttgcatatacaacttgtcagagctataggcctatagctactggcctaAGAAGGCCccttgccatctttgagaataggaattacgattgcttcgtTCCATGCAGTCGGACTGTAGCCGGgagagaacatggtgttaaagagtgacagtagtgtcTTGTGGGTTttagggtgtaagtgttttatcatttcatatagtattctgtcacttcctggcgCAGACtcgttacaacaattcagtgaagcctgaaactccgccacgctaaatggacgattgtacgCTGCATTGGCTTTGTCTTTCCGACTCAGAagctgtcgctctgcttgtcgctggtatttcAGAAATGTGTCTGTGTAATGGGATTTACTGGAAATAtactcgaaatgtgctcctagacaatcagcttggtcctcaagagtgtctccttgtgtgtttactaaaggtagaggatgagtttcgtggcctgttattttgtttaccctgttccaggctttgcgttcgtctgtataagaactgacattgcttatgtatttttcccaactttcccgtTCAGCACGGCGGCGTATTCTTCTACCTTGcgacttaatcgccttgaagttaattaggttttctgtggtTGGGGAGTTACGAAGCAGATTGCCATAAGGCAGGAGCACGATCTGGACAAGATCCAATGAACAGCTCTGCATACTTATCGAGTACACTTCGAAATGGAGCAATACGAAGACAGCGGATTACGGCGGCACATTAGTAAGAAAAGCCATATTATAACAGAAGGTGTTGAAGCCAATCGGATAGTACTAAATCTACCGCGAATGCGCAGAACGAGGTGTAAACctcacattatttttttattatattttgtAGAAACATGCTATAACGAACATGGATTCTGTTCTTGGCAACGACTGTTATCGTGGATGCATTCATACACGAGGACAGTTTCGCAAGCTGCAATGCTGTCGATATTGAGTACAATCATTGAAATGGGATGGTCATTGCATGATGAAGTCAGATATAGTGTGATGTCAGCTATCATTTTGGTGACGAGCGTGCTGATAATCTTTTTCATGAATTGGCAGACATGGCGCGGTCGTTCATGCGCGGTAATAGTGGTTAAGGCATCCTGGTCAATCTGTGTTTTTATCGAGCCAGTACTAGAGCAAAAGTGTTGTTTTTCTCGTCCGTGATGGCTTCGTCGACAAATGAAGTTGCAAAACTGATGCAGCTAAGTGACCTAACAGCAGCTGAATTTCAGCAATGCTGTAACTGTGTCCATTTTAATTTGAGATCCGGTCGCAATAAGTACGATGACATTGAATGTTTCTTTGGCGAAGTTAAAATTGTGTTTGACATTGTGATGTTTACGGAAACATGGTTTACTTGCGAAGAGAATGTGTTTGAAATGCAAGGATATAAGTCTTATTTTGTAAACGGCTATGAGAAGCGCGGCGGAGGCGTGTCTATTCTAGCCTCAAAGGAAGTGCAGTGCGAATTACTTTCTGAATTTTGTTGTTCTACTCCTGATTATGAAACACTTGTTCTGAAATCACAGAAATCTTTATTTTGTGTCTGCTATCGCCCACCTCGCGGTCACATTTCCTGCTTTTTTAGCTCTTTAGATGCACTCCGTGAATTTGTAAATTATCATACATATCATATAATTTTAGGTGGCGACTTCAATATTAATTTACTTGCAGATAATCCTAATAAAGCTGCCTTTGAGTCTCTCTTAGACATACACAATTGCCAAAATGTAATAACTTCTCCAAcgaggctggcaacaaccacagaAACGCTGCTCGATCTCTTCATTACAAATGTTGATTTGCACCGCGTGCACTCTGGTGTCATTAACTACTGCCTcagcgaccatcttccaatatTTATTTCTGTAAATGAGTCTTCTAAAATTATTGATCACTCTACACCAGTAGGACAGGTTTCTTACAGATCAATTAACCCTTTAACATTAACCACTTTTCGTGAATCTATCTCACGTATAAACTGGGATGATGTACTGAGTGAATTTGATCCGGAAATCGCTTACGACAGATTCTTAGAAAAGTTTACAGCTGTCTACAATTCATGCTTTCCACAAAAAACATTTAACCGACCGAAGAAAGCTCGTAAGCCATGGATAACGACTGACCTTTTACATCTAATAAGAAAACGGGAACAGCTGTACAAAACATTCATTCAAACTAGATGTCCTGGTGCGCTTAGTGCCTTCAAAAAACATAGAAATCACGTGACTAAAGAACTTCGTGCTGCTAAAAACAGATATAATTATAACCGCTTAATTTATTCTAGTCAACGTTCTGGAGACATGTGGCGCAAATTAAATGCGATATTTGGCAGACGTACTGAACCTATCACAAGGATATCGAAAGACAACGTGGAAATTTCTGGAGTAGAAGTAGCAAATGCATTTAATGATTCGTTTCTTTCTAATCTCCCATTATCGTCTGGAGGCGATAGCCTGTCTTACATGCAACCGCGTTGCGAGCATACAATTTTTCTGCGGCCAGTGTCTGAATCGGAAGTTATTACAACCTACACTAGTTTAAAAAACAGCACGGCCACAGATATGATGGATCTGCAGATAAAACTGGTAAAATTCGTTATTGATTTGATCGCACATTGCTTAACGCATATAATTAACAACTGCCTTTCATGTGCAGTCTTTCCTCGTAAAATGCAATGCGCAAAAATTACAGCAATTTACAAAAAAGGTGATAAGAACGACCTTACAAACTATCGTCCAATCTCCATTTTGCCAGTCTTTTCAAAAGGtcttgaaaaaataatttgaacGCGTTTAATTTCATTTACTGATCGCTACAATATAATAACTGACTCACAATACGGCTTCAGAAAAGATAAATCTACCGAGCTGGCACTGCTCACTCAAAAAGAACTAATACTTGAAATGTTTGAAACTCAGAGCTTGGTCCTTGGCGTCTTTCTAGATTTCACAAAAGCATTCGATCATATTAATCACAACATACTCATTCAAAAATTGCCGCATTATGGCATTCGAGGGAAAGCTCTGTCACTTATTCGTACCTACAGCATCGGTCGCAGTTTGTCACGATTAATGGTCACCCTTCTTCAGTAAAGCCAGTTAATTTAGGTGTTCCACAGGGAAGCATTTTGGGTccttttctctttgttctttacaTTAACGAAATTGTTAACATTGATCATACGGCCAAACATATATTATACGCTGACGATACTAGCCTATTTTTTGCCGGCTCGGATGTCGCGTGCCTGTCTTCTCGCGCAAACGAAACACTTCGTCGCATTTATTTATGGGCTACAAATAATGAATTAAAGCTAAACATTAATAAAACTAAGGCCGTTTTGTTTCACCcacgaaacaaattctgcgaacTCCCCCGACTATTACTAAACAATTTCGAAATAGAAGTTCTAGAAAGTTTTAAAACGCTCGGCGTAATTTTTTCAAATAATTTGTCCTGGGATGCTCACATTAATTACCTGTC
The DNA window shown above is from Dermacentor silvarum isolate Dsil-2018 chromosome 1, BIME_Dsil_1.4, whole genome shotgun sequence and carries:
- the LOC125942468 gene encoding uncharacterized protein LOC125942468 isoform X1, which gives rise to MPSTPKVAYVVYKDGYRAIVDIHLVKDFQPLTLEDSAKNKEIYWKCDVDGDIEEGYYRGDVVLLGASVSDLIHRMTKKRLAVPDNIFCSASSEDCNTRRTPKKKKRKRAAATGESKKRSSSRESSDEELVERRLLRKEQQLNSELRRKVRKLQEKLEVLEQRNGKLQDLLCNKLETWFSQPAHRRSAAVEPFLQENEGTSGIHDETESHCQDAQLAHERLADQSVPPGEPQANLLPKPHEPVQIPVPAQIPVPQQPLPPQPNLLAKPHEALPVQIPVPQQPMPPQPNLLPQQPDMVCDAVRAEDTNQDADAMATLPPLLALVNSEVHLGKGVFVKEEQWSWLLSRPKDSLFCKEATKLLWGIPNLRNRSLTGAPCRRFLKQENLAPPRKALTPEKLQAVANGFAAYVSKKASETPKADRLRKMNRFIAEMLNDLNK